Proteins found in one Candidatus Methanoperedens sp. genomic segment:
- a CDS encoding class I SAM-dependent methyltransferase — MTLKSKLTRIYQEKIFRNAYFNTIKKELYNCDEVLDLGCGRNSAIQYCTIHFSVGVEIFEPDLEESKKKRLHNQYIKADITKIEFKPESFDAVVALNVLEHLSIEEGVILIEKMKKWTRKKIVISTPNGYVFQDEYDNNPQQKHKSGWSVEQLEKTGFKSVGCSGWKQLKGYKGTIKYKPRLFWIIISDMSQKIVYNFPKLAFEIIGIWKKNND; from the coding sequence ATGACTTTGAAAAGCAAACTAACAAGAATCTACCAAGAAAAAATTTTTAGAAATGCATATTTCAACACTATTAAGAAAGAACTTTATAATTGTGATGAAGTTTTAGATCTTGGCTGTGGTCGAAACTCGGCAATTCAATATTGCACCATACACTTTTCGGTTGGGGTTGAAATCTTTGAACCTGACTTAGAAGAAAGTAAAAAGAAAAGACTTCATAATCAATATATAAAAGCAGATATTACAAAAATCGAATTTAAACCAGAATCATTTGATGCGGTTGTAGCTTTAAATGTATTAGAACATTTATCAATTGAAGAAGGAGTGATTCTAATTGAAAAAATGAAAAAATGGACACGAAAGAAAATTGTAATATCCACTCCAAATGGCTATGTATTTCAAGATGAATATGACAATAACCCACAACAAAAGCACAAATCTGGTTGGAGTGTTGAACAATTAGAAAAAACAGGATTTAAATCTGTGGGATGTTCTGGATGGAAACAACTTAAAGGTTATAAAGGAACAATAAAATATAAACCCCGTTTATTTTGGATTATAATTTCAGATATGAGTCAAAAGATAGTTTATAATTTTCCAAAGTTAGCATTTGAGATTATAGGCATCTGGAAAAAGAATAATGACTAA
- a CDS encoding BrnT family toxin, with amino-acid sequence MRIKEILWIERFVTKIRKKHNVTNEEVEDALHSDALFRRAKKGKVNGEDVYVAYGRTDAGRYLFIVFVYKSYNTGLIISARDMTDKERKYYYAKKT; translated from the coding sequence ATGCGGATTAAAGAAATCTTGTGGATTGAGAGGTTTGTAACCAAAATCAGAAAGAAGCATAATGTCACAAATGAAGAAGTGGAAGATGCTTTGCATTCAGATGCACTATTTCGTCGGGCAAAAAAGGGCAAAGTCAATGGAGAGGATGTGTATGTTGCATATGGACGAACAGATGCAGGTAGATATCTTTTTATAGTTTTCGTATATAAATCATATAATACCGGATTGATAATATCTGCGAGAGATATGACAGACAAAGAACGGAAATATTACTATGCCAAAAAAACTTAA
- a CDS encoding lipopolysaccharide biosynthesis protein produces the protein MLQKLKNYYRDPLYKNSLYIMLNSVTGALFGFIFWMIAARYYSSWDVGLATALISSAGIIVNLSSFGLNTGIIRFLPGSTEKTQLFSSIWIVSIAGALIFGFIFLIGIDIFSPQMKFLMNPLVIVIFILLLIFQMSSGLFNNALLALRKAEYSFAQNMGLGLRIILLIPLTFAGVLGIFGSLGIAFFASFGIGLFLLYRMNILIKPVLKKNLLNDVFHFSLANYIADFLVMAESAILPILILNVIGAKEAAYFYVAFSIAGLLYAVPNALFISMFIEGSHGMPLRKNMIKALAAAGVIMIPVGIVIFFFGDILLNLFSREYSQNAYEILKLLVLSSFFVVFNALFICVERIRKNIKPIIVINAVLFAVTVIASYFFMQHYGVMGVGMGWIAGQGVSSIVAGGIAWIERRD, from the coding sequence ATGCTCCAAAAACTTAAAAACTATTACCGAGATCCCCTCTATAAAAATTCATTATACATCATGCTAAACTCCGTAACAGGAGCACTATTCGGCTTTATCTTCTGGATGATAGCTGCACGATATTATTCTTCATGGGATGTTGGACTTGCCACAGCTCTTATTTCATCCGCTGGGATTATCGTAAACTTGTCGAGTTTTGGTCTTAATACCGGAATCATCAGGTTTTTGCCAGGTAGCACTGAAAAAACGCAGCTTTTCAGTTCTATCTGGATAGTTTCAATAGCTGGCGCACTGATTTTTGGCTTCATTTTCCTTATTGGTATCGACATATTTTCCCCGCAAATGAAGTTTTTGATGAATCCATTAGTTATTGTGATATTTATATTATTACTAATATTTCAAATGAGTTCAGGTCTTTTCAATAACGCCCTCCTTGCTCTTCGAAAAGCGGAATATTCGTTTGCACAAAACATGGGCCTTGGGCTGCGGATAATCCTGTTGATCCCTCTAACATTTGCAGGAGTATTGGGAATTTTCGGAAGCCTTGGAATCGCATTTTTTGCCTCATTCGGCATTGGCCTATTCCTGCTATACAGAATGAATATCTTAATAAAACCTGTTCTTAAAAAAAATCTGCTGAATGATGTATTTCATTTCTCACTTGCCAATTATATTGCTGATTTTCTAGTAATGGCAGAGTCAGCTATCCTCCCCATACTGATTCTTAACGTCATCGGAGCTAAGGAAGCGGCATATTTCTATGTGGCCTTTTCTATCGCAGGTCTGCTCTATGCAGTGCCAAACGCTTTGTTTATTTCGATGTTCATAGAAGGAAGCCATGGCATGCCTCTTCGAAAGAATATGATAAAGGCTCTTGCAGCTGCGGGAGTGATTATGATCCCTGTGGGCATTGTGATATTCTTTTTTGGGGATATTCTTCTTAATCTTTTCAGCAGGGAATATTCCCAGAACGCATATGAGATCCTGAAACTGCTTGTGCTCTCTTCTTTTTTTGTAGTTTTTAATGCCCTTTTCATATGCGTCGAAAGAATTCGGAAGAATATCAAGCCCATAATCGTGATAAACGCGGTTCTCTTTGCTGTAACTGTGATTGCAAGCTATTTTTTTATGCAGCATTATGGCGTCATGGGCGTGGGTATGGGATGGATAGCGGGACAGGGTGTATCTTCGATTGTAGCGGGAGGGATTGCATGGATTGAGAGACGGGATTAG